One stretch of Buteo buteo chromosome Z, bButBut1.hap1.1, whole genome shotgun sequence DNA includes these proteins:
- the MARVELD2 gene encoding MARVEL domain-containing protein 2, whose product MSRSAGSEGGRPGRSLLPRGAGPGSGSGSQLPRDAEPRTAAPLPPPPLPLRPPFGPDAYPGEGSPGPGGPAELKPVRRFIPDSWKNFFRGRRNNDSSWDSAASDIRYISDGVECSPPSSPAPLQPEPRSVPGSYKDPYGGSGGSYDSRKEAEAMLPGDPFGSLEHRAATGQTYSERVEAYNQRYAYMKSWAGLLRILCVAELLLGAAVFACVTAYVHKDNEWYNMFGYSQPYGYGAGSAYGGYSYSGPKTPFILVVAGMAWIVTIVLLVLGMSMYYRTILLDSNWWPLTEFGINVALFFLYMSAAIVYVNDTNRGGLCYYQLFKTPINASFCRVEGGQTAAIIFLFVTVIIYLISAVVSLKLWRHEAARRHRELMEREMKTQSSFPEKKYESDDRPREEVTYRQLKSVEGKPELLNGHIPAGHIPKPIVMPDYLAKYPAIQTNEMRDRYKAVFNDQFAEYKELSVEVHAVLKKFDELDALLRQLPQHPESVYEQERISKVLQEYKKKKNDPAFLEKKERCEYLKNKLSHIKQRIQDYDKVMNWNVET is encoded by the exons ATGTCGAGGAGCGCCGGCTCGGAGGGCGGGCGGCCCGGCAGGTCGCTgctgccccgcggggccggccccggctccggctccggctctcAGCTCCCCCGGGACGCGGAGCCGCGCACCGCCGCCCCCTTgccgccgcccccgctccccctgCGGCCCCCCTTCGGCCCCGACGCCTACCCCGGcgagggcagccccggcccggggggGCCGGCCGAGCTCAAGCCGGTCCGGCGGTTCATCCCAGACTCGTGGAAGAACTTCTTCAGAGGCAGACGCAACAACGACTCCAGCTGGGACAGCGCGGCCTCCGACATCAGGTACATCTCGGACGGCGTGGAATGCTCGCCGCCGTCCTCCCCGGCCCCTCTCCAGCCGGAGCCCAGGTCGGTGCCCGGCTCCTACAAGGATCCTTACGGGGGATCGGGCGGGAGCTACGACTCGCGGAAGGAGGCCGAAGCCATGCTGCCCGGGGACCCCTTCGGGTCGCTGGAGCACCGCGCAGCCACCGGGCAGACCTACAGCGAGCGGGTGGAGGCCTACAACCAGCGGTACGCCTACATGAAGTCCTGGGCCGGCCTGCTCAGGATCCTCTGCGTggcggagctgctgctgggcgcCGCCGTCTTCGCCTGCGTCACGGCCTATGTGCACAAGGATAACGAGTGGTACAACATGTTCGGGTACTCGCAGCCCTACGGCTATGGGGCCGGCAGCGCCTACGGAGGCTACTCCTACAGCGGACCCAAAACGCCTTTCATCCTGGTGGTGGCGGGAATGGCGTGGATCGTCACGAtagtgctgctggtgctgggcatGTCGATGTACTACCGGACTATCCTTCTCGATTCCAATTGGTGGCCGCTGACTGAGTTCGGAATTAACGTGGCCTTGTTCTTTCTGTACATGTCAGCTGCCATAGTGTACGTCAATGACACCAACCGTGGTGGGCTCTGCTATTACCAGTTGTTTAAGACGCCGATAAATGCATCTTTTTGCCGTGTAGAGGGAGGTCAAACAGCAGCAATCATCTTCTTGTTTGTCACGGTCATCATCTACCTAATTAGTGCGGTGGTTTCTCTAAAGTTATGGAGGCATGAGGCAGCTAGGAGGCACAGGGAATTAATGGAACGGGAG ATGAAAACACAGTcctcttttccagaaaagaag tATGAAAGTGATGACAGACCAAGAGAAGAGGTCACTTACAGGCAGCTTAAATCAGTGGAAGGAAAACCAGAACTACTTAATGGTCATATACCTGCAGGCCACATTCCTAAACCTATAGTGATGCCAGACTACTTAGC gaaataccCAGCAATTCAAACAAATGAAATGCGAGACCGGTACAAAGCAGTATTCAATGATCAGTTTGCTGAGTATAAAGAACTGTCTGTGGAAGTTCATGCTGTATTAAAAAAGTTTGATGAGCTGGATGCATTGCTTAGACAGCTTCCTCAACATCCTGAAAGCGTATAT GAACAGGAAAGGATATCAAAAGTTCTGCAAGAatacaagaagaagaaaaat GATCCtgcatttctggagaaaaaggagCGTTGTGAATACCTAAAGAATAAGCTTTCTCACATAAAACAACGGATTCAGGACTATGATAAAGTTATGAATTGGAATGTAGAAACTTAG
- the GTF2H2 gene encoding general transcription factor IIH subunit 2 isoform X1: MDDEPERTKRWEGGYERTWEILKEDESGSLKATIDDILFKAKRKRLFEHHGQVRLGMMRHLYVVVDGSRTMEDQDLKPNRLTCTLKLLEYFVEEYFDQNPISQIGLIVTKSKRAEKMTELSGNSKKHVTALKKAVDMNCSGEPSLYNSLNLAMQTLKHVPGHTSREVLIVFSSLTTCDPANIYDLIKCLKAVKIRVSIIGLSAEVRVCTVLARETGGTYHVILDESHYKELLIYHVSPPPASSSSECSLIRMGFPQHTIASLSDQDAKPSFSMAQLENNSEPGLTLGGYFCPQCRAKYCELPVECKICGLTLVSAPHLARSYHHLFPLDAFQEVPLAEYQGERYCQGCQGEMKDQSVFICKVCQNAFCVECDLFVHDSLHCCPGCIHEHPAPIPV; this comes from the exons ATGGATGACGAACCCGAACGGACCAAGCGCTGGGAGGGAGGCTACGAAAGGACATG GGAAATTCTTAAAGAAGATGAATCCGGATCGCTGAAAGCGACCATCGATGACATTCTTTTCAAGGCGAAGAGGAAAAG aCTCTTTGAACACCATGGACAAGTTCGACTTGGAATG ATGCGTCACCTTTATGTGGTTGTTGATGGATCAAGAACTATGGAGGACCAAGATTTAAAACCGAACAGACTTACTTGCACTTTGAAG TTATTGGAATATTTTGTTGAAGAGTACTTTGACCAAAATCCTATTAGTCAG attggCTTAATTGTAACCAAGAgtaaaagagctgaaaaaatgacagaactTTCAG GCAACTCAAAGAAGCACGTAACTGCTCTGAAGAAAGCAGTGGATATGAACTGCAGTGGAGAGCCATCTCTATATAACTCCTTAAATTTGGCCATGCAGACTTTAAA GCATGTGCCAGGACATACAAGCAGAGAGGTTTTGATAGTCTTCAGCAGTCTGACGACATGTGATCCAGCCAACATCTATGATCTAATTAAG tGCTTAAAAGCAGTTAAGATCAGAGTATCTATCATCGGCTTAAGTGCTGAAGTTCGAGTTTGTACAGTACTTGCCCGAGAAACTGGTG GAACATACCACGTTATATTAGATGAAAGTCATTATAAGGAACTGCTGATATATCATGTTAGTCCTCCACCTGCCAGTTCAAGCTCTGAGTGCTCCCTTATTCGAATGG GTTTTCCTCAGCACACTATTGCTTCTTTATCTGATCAAGATGCAAAGCCATCCTTTAGTATGGC GCAATTGGAAAACAACAGTGAGCCGGGTCTTACGCTGGGGGGGTATTTCTGTCCCCAGTGCAGAGCCAAATACTGTGAACTTCCTGTGGAATGCAAAATCTGTG GTCTTACGTTAGTGTCTGCACCTCACCTGGCTCGATCTTACCATCACTTGTTTCCTTTGGATGCCTTTCAGGAAGTCCCCTTGGCAGAATATCAGGGGGAACG GTATTGTCAAGGCTGCCAGGGAGAAATGAAAGATCAAAGT GTTTTCATATGTAAAGTGTGTCAGAATGCATTTTGTGTGGAATGTGATTTGTTTGTTCATGATTCTCTGCACTGCTGTCCTGGCTGTATTCACGAGCACCCTGCTCCCATACCTGTATGA
- the GTF2H2 gene encoding general transcription factor IIH subunit 2 isoform X2 has protein sequence MDDEPERTKRWEGGYERTWEILKEDESGSLKATIDDILFKAKRKRLFEHHGQVRLGMMRHLYVVVDGSRTMEDQDLKPNRLTCTLKLLEYFVEEYFDQNPISQIGLIVTKSKRAEKMTELSGNSKKHVTALKKAVDMNCSGEPSLYNSLNLAMQTLKHVPGHTSREVLIVFSSLTTCDPANIYDLIKCLKAVKIRVSIIGLSAEVRVCTVLARETGGTYHVILDESHYKELLIYHVSPPPASSSSECSLIRMGFPQHTIASLSDQDAKPSFSMAQLENNSEPGLTLGGYFCPQCRAKYCELPVECKICGLTLVSAPHLARSYHHLFPLDAFQEVPLAEYQGERFSYVKCVRMHFVWNVICLFMILCTAVLAVFTSTLLPYLYEGISS, from the exons ATGGATGACGAACCCGAACGGACCAAGCGCTGGGAGGGAGGCTACGAAAGGACATG GGAAATTCTTAAAGAAGATGAATCCGGATCGCTGAAAGCGACCATCGATGACATTCTTTTCAAGGCGAAGAGGAAAAG aCTCTTTGAACACCATGGACAAGTTCGACTTGGAATG ATGCGTCACCTTTATGTGGTTGTTGATGGATCAAGAACTATGGAGGACCAAGATTTAAAACCGAACAGACTTACTTGCACTTTGAAG TTATTGGAATATTTTGTTGAAGAGTACTTTGACCAAAATCCTATTAGTCAG attggCTTAATTGTAACCAAGAgtaaaagagctgaaaaaatgacagaactTTCAG GCAACTCAAAGAAGCACGTAACTGCTCTGAAGAAAGCAGTGGATATGAACTGCAGTGGAGAGCCATCTCTATATAACTCCTTAAATTTGGCCATGCAGACTTTAAA GCATGTGCCAGGACATACAAGCAGAGAGGTTTTGATAGTCTTCAGCAGTCTGACGACATGTGATCCAGCCAACATCTATGATCTAATTAAG tGCTTAAAAGCAGTTAAGATCAGAGTATCTATCATCGGCTTAAGTGCTGAAGTTCGAGTTTGTACAGTACTTGCCCGAGAAACTGGTG GAACATACCACGTTATATTAGATGAAAGTCATTATAAGGAACTGCTGATATATCATGTTAGTCCTCCACCTGCCAGTTCAAGCTCTGAGTGCTCCCTTATTCGAATGG GTTTTCCTCAGCACACTATTGCTTCTTTATCTGATCAAGATGCAAAGCCATCCTTTAGTATGGC GCAATTGGAAAACAACAGTGAGCCGGGTCTTACGCTGGGGGGGTATTTCTGTCCCCAGTGCAGAGCCAAATACTGTGAACTTCCTGTGGAATGCAAAATCTGTG GTCTTACGTTAGTGTCTGCACCTCACCTGGCTCGATCTTACCATCACTTGTTTCCTTTGGATGCCTTTCAGGAAGTCCCCTTGGCAGAATATCAGGGGGAACG GTTTTCATATGTAAAGTGTGTCAGAATGCATTTTGTGTGGAATGTGATTTGTTTGTTCATGATTCTCTGCACTGCTGTCCTGGCTGTATTCACGAGCACCCTGCTCCCATACCTGTATGAAGGAATCTCTTCTTAG